In Salinirussus salinus, the following proteins share a genomic window:
- a CDS encoding MBL fold metallo-hydrolase yields the protein MVHSDWGDWLPRAVEAADPDGLALWYLGCNGFVLKSSSGTTLFIDPYLGTGDPPRTVRMIPIPFDPADVAEADAVLATHEHSDHVHGPSQAPILAGTGADFYAPAASIETARESGWLEEYDLSPGQFERVDEGDAVRIGDLTIRVTPADDPDAEEPVSYLVRHQSGTFFHAGDARPGGFGGVGRHYDIDLGAVAFGSVGMIPDKETREPERTRWYNDENGVVEVANELRLDRLVPTHWDMWKGMSGDPTALHHHARSFEYPDRLDVVEVGDRLDL from the coding sequence ATGGTTCACTCCGACTGGGGCGACTGGCTCCCGCGGGCGGTCGAGGCGGCCGACCCCGACGGGCTGGCGCTGTGGTATCTCGGCTGCAACGGCTTCGTCCTGAAGAGTTCCAGCGGGACCACCCTCTTCATCGACCCCTACCTGGGAACCGGCGACCCGCCCCGGACCGTCCGGATGATCCCGATCCCCTTCGACCCCGCCGACGTGGCGGAGGCCGACGCCGTGCTCGCGACCCACGAGCACTCCGACCACGTCCACGGCCCCAGCCAGGCCCCGATCCTCGCGGGGACGGGCGCGGACTTCTACGCGCCCGCGGCGAGCATCGAGACCGCCCGCGAGAGCGGCTGGCTCGAGGAGTACGACCTCTCGCCCGGCCAGTTCGAGCGGGTCGACGAGGGCGACGCGGTCCGGATCGGCGACCTCACGATACGGGTCACCCCAGCCGACGACCCGGACGCCGAGGAGCCGGTCTCCTATCTGGTCCGACACCAGTCGGGCACCTTCTTCCACGCCGGCGACGCGAGGCCCGGCGGCTTCGGCGGCGTCGGCCGCCACTACGACATCGACCTCGGTGCGGTCGCCTTCGGCTCTGTCGGCATGATCCCGGACAAGGAGACCCGCGAGCCCGAGCGGACGCGGTGGTACAACGACGAGAACGGCGTCGTCGAGGTGGCGAACGAACTCCGGCTGGACCGGCTGGTCCCGACCCACTGGGACATGTGGAAGGGGATGAGCGGGGACCCGACGGCGCTGCACCACCACGCCCGGAGCTTCGAGTATCCCGACCGGCTGGACGTGGTCGAGGTCGGGGACCGGCTGGACCTGTGA
- a CDS encoding rhomboid family intramembrane serine protease, which translates to MAFDGPLVGWGSLVALLVGVGVSLVALVRLSDWQPLATARRRLLLGVPVGTVVTFLFLNLVFWVVQGAADGQPVVVGFRSWSLFYPVGMVAAPFAHNGLGHLTGNVLATLVFAPVAEYAWSHYPTERGSVSFSSLGTNPFARVGAFLLAVFAVGLATSLFTPGALIGFSGVVFAFAGFALVTRPLLAVAAIVGQQAVGLVYFGLQNPVLTATTQTRVVAPSWANVAIQGHALGLVLGVVLGLLVVRRRDRTPDVRHVWFAALVFAVSQALYAFYVPLSTERFVLFRGLGTAAVFLLAAVVATAVAETDRTVLARIDLSRREVATGLLLAVLFALALAAVPYNLADVSGDVNPEDPNTAGSVEVRDYTVAYVEGVPNQYVEAVRIPFIDRGLSVNESGVVVTSDRRNAWEVVVSRSRLAFRGRASVAVGGLGWRERVVVNRTQWSATGGGTAYKVYLRRPGQPRRLAYGSDPATAEPVVNGTTIRVAPVPQPGGYRVELLENDTIAATTPVPLEGANRTLRGLTFNRTGSKLRVVEGDTVLTIATYRSGRR; encoded by the coding sequence ATGGCGTTCGACGGACCGCTGGTCGGGTGGGGCAGCCTCGTCGCGCTGCTCGTCGGGGTCGGGGTCTCGCTGGTCGCACTGGTCCGCCTGAGTGACTGGCAGCCCCTCGCGACCGCACGTCGTCGGCTCCTGCTCGGGGTCCCGGTCGGGACGGTCGTGACCTTCCTGTTTCTCAACCTCGTCTTCTGGGTCGTCCAGGGTGCAGCCGACGGGCAGCCGGTGGTCGTCGGCTTCCGCTCGTGGTCACTGTTCTACCCGGTCGGGATGGTCGCCGCCCCCTTCGCCCACAACGGGCTGGGCCACCTCACCGGGAACGTCCTCGCGACGCTCGTCTTCGCACCCGTCGCGGAGTACGCCTGGAGTCACTACCCCACCGAACGCGGGAGCGTCTCCTTCAGCTCGCTCGGGACGAACCCCTTCGCCAGGGTCGGGGCCTTCCTCCTCGCCGTCTTCGCAGTCGGGCTCGCGACCAGCCTGTTCACCCCCGGCGCGCTGATCGGCTTCTCGGGCGTGGTCTTCGCCTTCGCGGGCTTCGCGCTGGTGACCCGGCCGCTGCTCGCTGTCGCGGCCATCGTCGGCCAGCAGGCGGTCGGTCTCGTCTACTTCGGGCTCCAGAACCCCGTCCTGACGGCCACCACACAGACCCGGGTGGTCGCCCCCTCCTGGGCCAACGTCGCGATCCAGGGCCACGCGCTCGGGCTGGTGCTGGGGGTCGTGCTCGGCCTGCTGGTCGTCCGCCGCCGCGACCGGACACCCGACGTTCGCCACGTCTGGTTCGCGGCGCTGGTGTTCGCGGTCTCGCAGGCGCTGTACGCCTTCTACGTGCCGCTGAGTACGGAGCGGTTCGTCCTCTTCCGCGGGCTGGGGACCGCGGCGGTGTTCCTGCTCGCGGCGGTCGTCGCCACCGCGGTCGCGGAGACGGACCGGACCGTCCTCGCCCGGATCGACCTCTCCCGGCGGGAGGTTGCCACGGGGCTCCTGCTGGCGGTGCTGTTCGCGCTCGCGCTCGCGGCGGTCCCCTACAATCTCGCCGACGTCTCCGGAGACGTGAATCCCGAGGACCCCAACACCGCCGGGAGCGTGGAGGTTCGGGACTACACCGTCGCCTACGTCGAGGGCGTCCCCAACCAGTACGTCGAGGCGGTCCGGATCCCCTTCATCGACCGCGGGCTGTCAGTCAACGAGAGCGGCGTCGTCGTCACCAGCGACCGCCGCAACGCCTGGGAGGTGGTCGTCTCCCGGAGTCGGCTCGCCTTCCGCGGGCGGGCGTCGGTCGCCGTCGGCGGGCTCGGCTGGCGCGAGCGGGTCGTCGTCAACCGGACGCAGTGGTCGGCCACCGGCGGCGGCACCGCCTACAAAGTGTACCTCAGGCGGCCCGGCCAGCCCCGCCGGCTCGCTTACGGCTCCGACCCCGCGACCGCCGAGCCGGTCGTCAACGGGACGACCATCCGGGTCGCGCCGGTCCCTCAGCCCGGCGGTTACCGGGTGGAACTCCTCGAGAACGACACCATCGCCGCCACCACGCCGGTCCCCCTCGAAGGGGCCAACCGGACGCTACGCGGGCTGACGTTCAACCGGACCGGCTCGAAGCTCCGGGTCGTCGAGGGGGACACCGTCCTGACGATCGCGACCTACCGGAGCGGTCGCCGGTAG
- the dph2 gene encoding diphthamide biosynthesis enzyme Dph2, producing MSQNSADRTEGDLRNTGMSLRHDREWDYELDRITEAVAEREADTVGLQFPEGLKRRGPAVADDLRQLLPEDVSVMLSGQPCYGACDLDTYLMRRTDVFVHFGHSPMKESENIIYVPLFSNVEVEPIVERAIDEELAAPEADPDVGLVTTAQHMNKFEEMRAHLEREGYTVHTRRGDERLTHEGQVLGCNYASADVDADQVLYVGGGKFHPLGLAMEHPEKHVVIADPVNNSLSVADPDQFLKQRYATVHKAMDAEEWGVIFCTKIGQGRWDQAQEIVDDNDDAYLITMDEVTPDRLRNFGLDAYVNTGCPRITTDDGPQFHSPMLTPGEYRIAVGEKPLDSLSFDTFHGTW from the coding sequence ATGAGTCAGAACTCGGCGGACCGGACGGAGGGTGACCTCCGGAACACCGGGATGTCGCTGCGCCACGACCGGGAGTGGGACTACGAACTCGACCGGATCACCGAGGCCGTCGCCGAGCGCGAGGCCGACACCGTCGGTCTGCAGTTCCCCGAGGGGCTCAAGCGCCGCGGCCCCGCCGTCGCGGACGACCTCCGACAACTGCTGCCCGAGGATGTCTCGGTGATGCTGTCGGGCCAGCCCTGCTACGGCGCCTGTGACCTCGACACCTACCTCATGCGCCGGACCGACGTCTTCGTCCACTTCGGCCACTCCCCCATGAAGGAGTCCGAGAACATCATCTACGTCCCGCTGTTCTCGAACGTCGAGGTCGAGCCGATCGTCGAGCGGGCCATCGACGAGGAACTCGCCGCCCCCGAGGCGGACCCGGACGTGGGGCTGGTGACGACCGCCCAGCACATGAACAAGTTCGAGGAGATGCGCGCTCACCTCGAGCGCGAGGGCTACACGGTCCACACCCGCCGGGGCGACGAGCGGCTGACCCACGAGGGGCAGGTGCTGGGCTGTAACTACGCCTCCGCGGACGTCGACGCCGACCAGGTGCTCTACGTCGGCGGCGGGAAGTTCCACCCGCTCGGGCTGGCGATGGAACACCCCGAGAAACACGTCGTCATCGCCGACCCCGTCAACAACAGCCTCTCGGTCGCCGACCCCGACCAGTTCCTCAAGCAGCGGTACGCCACCGTCCACAAGGCCATGGACGCCGAGGAGTGGGGCGTCATCTTCTGTACCAAGATCGGACAAGGGCGGTGGGACCAGGCCCAGGAGATCGTCGACGACAACGACGACGCCTACCTGATCACGATGGACGAGGTCACCCCCGACCGGCTGCGGAATTTCGGCCTGGACGCCTACGTCAACACCGGCTGTCCGCGGATCACCACCGACGACGGGCCGCAGTTCCACAGCCCGATGCTCACCCCGGGGGAGTACCGGATCGCCGTCGGCGAGAAGCCACTCGACTCGCTCTCCTTCGACACGTTCCACGGCACCTGGTAG
- a CDS encoding sodium-dependent transporter, which produces MAAPRWSSRAGFLLATVGAAVGLGNIWRFSAVVGQNGGGAYLVPYLVAAAVCAVPMLVLELAVGRRLRTDVVSAFRAVSPAYTALGWLVLGGVLLILSYYLVLTGWVLGFFLSWLAGSGPTFAAFTAGWQPVGYFVAATAVTAGVVSLGVRGGIERMAKVVMPTVFVLLVALALYATTLSGWDRAAAFLFTPEFSVLGDPGVWSAAFGQVFFSMSVGQGIMLTYGSYVDEGADLVGSALLVTVADIGAAVVAGLVIFPVVFSFGLQPTLGTELAFTTLPAAFRAMPLGGVVAVAFFGLLFFAALSSSVALLEVGVAAAEHTTRLSRPRGTLLLAAGVFAAGVPSALSYSPVGLAVAGRPVLDLVDESVGTFALPVSALLLVWVFVWRADLGRPDLRGLYPLVRYLVPAVLTVVTAARVAGVARPAWRLVVDHARGGLLGPTVAAVALLAAAALGWRFRDRLPASRRR; this is translated from the coding sequence ATGGCGGCGCCGCGCTGGTCGTCACGGGCCGGCTTCCTGCTCGCGACTGTCGGGGCGGCCGTCGGCCTCGGCAACATCTGGCGGTTCTCTGCCGTGGTCGGCCAGAACGGTGGCGGCGCGTACCTGGTTCCCTACCTGGTCGCGGCCGCGGTCTGTGCGGTGCCGATGCTCGTTCTGGAACTCGCGGTCGGCCGTCGACTCCGGACGGACGTGGTCTCGGCGTTCCGGGCTGTCAGCCCCGCGTACACGGCGCTCGGCTGGCTCGTTCTCGGCGGCGTGTTGCTGATCCTGAGCTACTACCTCGTGCTCACCGGGTGGGTGCTCGGGTTCTTCCTGTCGTGGCTCGCCGGCTCGGGACCGACCTTCGCGGCGTTCACTGCCGGCTGGCAGCCAGTGGGGTACTTCGTGGCCGCGACGGCCGTGACCGCGGGGGTTGTCTCGCTGGGCGTGCGCGGCGGCATCGAGCGGATGGCGAAAGTGGTGATGCCGACCGTGTTCGTCCTGCTGGTCGCGCTGGCACTGTACGCGACAACTCTATCCGGCTGGGACCGGGCCGCAGCGTTCCTGTTCACGCCCGAGTTCAGTGTGCTCGGGGACCCCGGTGTCTGGAGTGCCGCCTTCGGACAGGTCTTCTTCTCGATGAGCGTCGGCCAGGGGATCATGCTTACCTACGGCAGCTACGTCGACGAGGGGGCGGACCTGGTCGGCTCGGCACTGCTCGTTACGGTCGCAGACATCGGGGCTGCGGTCGTCGCCGGGCTCGTGATCTTTCCTGTCGTGTTCAGCTTCGGCCTCCAGCCTACGCTCGGGACGGAGCTGGCCTTTACCACCCTGCCGGCGGCCTTCAGGGCGATGCCGCTCGGCGGCGTCGTCGCCGTCGCGTTCTTCGGGTTGCTCTTTTTCGCCGCGCTCTCCTCCTCCGTGGCGCTGCTGGAGGTCGGCGTCGCCGCCGCGGAACACACGACCCGCCTCTCCCGGCCCCGGGGGACCCTGCTCCTGGCTGCGGGGGTGTTCGCCGCCGGCGTCCCCTCCGCGCTGAGTTACAGCCCGGTCGGGCTCGCGGTCGCGGGCCGGCCGGTGCTCGACCTGGTCGACGAGTCCGTCGGGACGTTCGCCCTGCCCGTCTCGGCGCTGCTCCTGGTCTGGGTGTTCGTCTGGCGGGCCGACCTGGGGCGCCCGGACCTCCGCGGGCTGTACCCGCTCGTCCGGTATCTCGTCCCGGCCGTGCTCACTGTCGTCACGGCCGCGCGGGTCGCCGGGGTCGCCCGGCCCGCCTGGCGGCTCGTCGTCGACCACGCACGCGGCGGGCTCCTGGGGCCGACAGTCGCCGCCGTCGCGCTGCTCGCCGCCGCGGCCCTCGGCTGGCGGTTCCGCGACCGGCTGCCCGCTTCCCGCCGCCGGTAG
- a CDS encoding DEAD/DEAH box helicase produces MTGSDSERRSREGRDERDAFFDALEAVGRPLVTATRYAQQRETSQEEASERLAALAAEGDVERLDVSSDPVVWYPSEWRDLASRERVIVFPERRQLVVDQPTQFTRAQLSQFAHLVDTTGSGSYLYEIRREDVWQAPYDSLEELMETVRDVLPEREPALAEFIADQWKRANQFLLRTHEDGYTVLEAETPELMGNVAREELDGGQLRAPIDEETSWVAEDRVAEVKRLLYEAGYPVRDQRDLETGEPLPVDLHLDLRAYQREWVSQFLETKSGVLVGPPGSGKTVAAMGILAELEGETLILVPGRELAGQWRDELLAHTTLEPEQIGEYHGGSKDIRPVTVATYRSAGMDQHRHLFDSREWGLVVYDEVHHIPSPVHRRSADLQSRARLGLSSTPVREDDREEEIYTLVGPPIGTDWDALFEEGFVAEPEVEIRYVPFADEAGDAYAAAEGHERRQVAATNPAKTAEVEHLLGRHPEAKALVFVEYLEQGRALAAALDAPFVSGETPHHRRGKLFEQFREGSEPTLVVSRVGDEGIDLPSAQVAVVASGLGGSRRQGAQRAGRTMRPTGSARMYVLATRGTREEEFARQRMRHLSEKGVRVTERDSETDGESASDADGAVDGGR; encoded by the coding sequence GTGACCGGATCCGACAGCGAGCGCCGGAGCAGGGAGGGCCGGGACGAGCGCGACGCCTTCTTCGACGCGCTGGAGGCCGTCGGCCGTCCGCTCGTCACCGCGACGCGCTACGCCCAGCAGCGCGAGACCAGCCAGGAGGAAGCGAGCGAGCGGCTCGCAGCCCTGGCGGCCGAGGGGGACGTCGAGCGCCTGGACGTCTCCAGCGACCCGGTAGTCTGGTACCCGAGCGAGTGGCGTGACCTGGCGAGCCGCGAGCGGGTGATCGTCTTCCCCGAACGGCGCCAGCTGGTCGTCGACCAGCCCACGCAGTTCACCCGCGCACAGCTCTCCCAGTTCGCCCACCTCGTCGACACCACCGGCTCGGGCTCCTACCTCTACGAGATACGGCGCGAGGACGTCTGGCAGGCGCCGTACGACTCGCTGGAGGAACTCATGGAGACAGTCAGGGACGTGCTGCCCGAGCGCGAGCCCGCGCTAGCGGAGTTCATCGCCGACCAGTGGAAACGGGCGAACCAGTTCCTCCTCCGGACCCACGAGGACGGCTACACCGTCCTGGAGGCCGAGACGCCCGAGCTGATGGGCAACGTCGCCCGCGAGGAACTCGACGGCGGCCAGCTCCGGGCGCCCATCGACGAGGAGACGAGCTGGGTCGCCGAGGATCGGGTGGCGGAGGTCAAGCGGCTCCTCTACGAGGCGGGGTATCCCGTCCGCGACCAGCGCGACCTCGAGACCGGCGAACCCCTCCCCGTCGACCTGCACCTGGACCTCCGGGCCTACCAGCGGGAGTGGGTCTCGCAGTTCCTCGAGACGAAGTCGGGCGTGCTGGTCGGGCCGCCGGGCAGCGGCAAGACCGTGGCGGCGATGGGTATCCTCGCCGAACTGGAGGGCGAGACGCTGATCCTTGTTCCCGGGCGCGAGCTCGCGGGGCAGTGGCGCGACGAACTCCTGGCCCACACCACTCTGGAGCCCGAACAGATAGGGGAGTACCACGGCGGCTCGAAGGATATCCGCCCGGTGACCGTCGCCACCTACCGGAGCGCGGGGATGGACCAGCACCGCCACCTGTTCGACAGCCGGGAGTGGGGGCTGGTGGTCTACGACGAGGTTCATCACATCCCGAGCCCGGTCCACCGGCGGAGCGCGGACCTCCAGTCCCGAGCCCGTCTGGGACTCTCGTCGACGCCGGTCCGGGAGGACGACCGCGAGGAGGAGATCTACACGCTCGTCGGCCCGCCGATCGGGACCGACTGGGACGCGCTGTTCGAGGAGGGGTTCGTCGCCGAGCCAGAGGTCGAGATCCGCTACGTCCCCTTCGCCGACGAGGCCGGCGACGCCTACGCCGCCGCGGAGGGCCACGAACGACGGCAGGTCGCCGCCACGAACCCCGCGAAAACAGCGGAGGTCGAGCACCTGCTGGGCAGACATCCCGAGGCGAAGGCGCTGGTGTTCGTCGAGTACCTGGAGCAGGGCCGGGCGCTCGCGGCCGCGCTGGACGCCCCGTTCGTCAGCGGCGAGACGCCACACCACCGCCGGGGGAAGCTGTTCGAGCAGTTCCGGGAGGGGTCGGAGCCGACGCTCGTGGTCTCCCGGGTCGGCGACGAGGGGATCGACCTCCCGAGCGCACAGGTGGCGGTCGTGGCCTCGGGGCTGGGCGGCTCCCGGCGGCAGGGCGCACAGCGGGCGGGCCGGACGATGCGCCCGACTGGGAGCGCGCGCATGTACGTGCTCGCCACGCGGGGCACTCGCGAGGAGGAGTTCGCCCGCCAGCGGATGCGTCACCTCTCGGAGAAGGGAGTGCGAGTGACCGAACGCGACAGCGAGACCGACGGCGAGTCAGCGTCCGACGCCGACGGAGCGGTCGACGGCGGTCGCTAG
- a CDS encoding tyrosine-type recombinase/integrase, whose amino-acid sequence MSSDSAADTDGDGDPVAYFLEDITYQGKTDRTRDAYERVLRDFEEYLEGRGLDPAAANHRDCMAYVHDLRGNVAESTVATYASYLHRFYDYMTRAGRFEDNPMALVLEEIDESINTDPARRDISVPEMRGFVDGVAHPLACAVILTLLKTGMRAGELCNLDTRDLHLPESPVETTPRARLQGRPRSLYVDSAPARGAVYNGERRDAANKRKRATTIPVDDELARVLRRWLAVRPDPVSEAGPLFVSTSEWGRRLTPDMVHHTVAEYAREAGWYREGGGPEENVTPHYFRHFFTTHLRDRTGDRGVVKYLRGDVAQDVIDTYTHDWGDRVRTVYEANIYSLL is encoded by the coding sequence ATGAGCAGCGACAGCGCGGCCGACACCGACGGCGACGGGGACCCGGTCGCCTATTTCCTGGAGGACATCACCTACCAGGGCAAGACCGACCGGACCAGGGACGCCTACGAGCGCGTCCTCAGGGACTTCGAGGAGTACCTCGAGGGCCGCGGGCTCGACCCCGCAGCCGCGAACCACCGGGACTGCATGGCCTACGTCCACGACCTCCGGGGGAACGTCGCCGAGAGCACCGTCGCCACCTACGCCTCCTACCTGCACCGCTTCTACGACTACATGACCCGGGCCGGCCGGTTCGAGGACAACCCCATGGCGCTGGTGCTCGAGGAGATCGACGAGTCGATCAACACCGACCCCGCACGCAGGGACATCTCGGTCCCGGAGATGCGCGGATTCGTCGACGGGGTCGCGCACCCGCTCGCGTGCGCGGTGATCCTCACGCTTCTCAAGACGGGGATGCGGGCCGGGGAGCTGTGCAATCTGGACACCCGGGACCTGCACCTGCCGGAGTCACCGGTCGAGACGACGCCGCGAGCCCGACTACAAGGACGACCCCGGTCGCTGTACGTCGACAGCGCGCCCGCCCGGGGAGCCGTCTACAACGGCGAGCGCCGCGACGCCGCCAACAAGCGCAAGCGAGCGACGACGATCCCCGTCGACGACGAGCTCGCCCGGGTGCTCCGGCGCTGGCTGGCGGTCAGGCCGGACCCCGTGAGCGAGGCCGGCCCGCTGTTCGTCAGCACCAGCGAGTGGGGACGGCGACTCACGCCGGACATGGTCCACCACACCGTCGCGGAGTACGCCCGCGAGGCCGGCTGGTACCGGGAGGGTGGCGGCCCCGAGGAGAACGTCACCCCCCACTACTTCCGGCACTTCTTCACGACACATCTCCGCGACCGGACCGGTGACCGCGGCGTCGTCAAGTATCTCCGGGGTGACGTCGCACAGGACGTCATCGACACCTACACCCACGACTGGGGCGACCGGGTTCGCACCGTCTACGAGGCGAACATCTACTCGCTGTTGTGA
- a CDS encoding YlbF family regulator, with protein MSLEPEAEPVESERDGDDVETLARELGEAIAETPAYQEFREKKEAVEADEQAQEQIQEFEQIREEYMMARETGQATKEDLRTLQNAQEELHSIPVMREFLQAQNDLELRLQALNEHISEPLAVDFGEKAGGCCQD; from the coding sequence ATGAGTCTCGAACCCGAAGCGGAGCCGGTCGAGTCCGAGCGCGACGGCGACGACGTCGAAACCCTCGCCAGGGAACTCGGCGAGGCGATCGCCGAGACGCCGGCTTACCAGGAGTTCCGCGAGAAGAAGGAGGCCGTCGAGGCCGACGAACAGGCCCAGGAGCAGATCCAGGAGTTCGAGCAGATCCGCGAGGAGTACATGATGGCCAGAGAGACCGGGCAGGCCACCAAGGAGGACCTGCGAACGCTCCAGAACGCCCAGGAGGAGCTGCACTCGATCCCCGTCATGCGGGAGTTCCTCCAGGCCCAGAACGACCTCGAACTCCGGTTGCAGGCGCTCAACGAGCACATCAGCGAGCCCCTGGCCGTCGACTTCGGCGAGAAGGCAGGCGGCTGCTGTCAGGACTGA
- the aglJ gene encoding S-layer glycoprotein N-glycosyltransferase AglJ: protein MDEYDDVCVLVPTYEEASTIGDVVRRFREQGFERVLVVDGGSTDGTRELAREAGARVIEQSGSGKGQAVREALGYVEAPYVLMVDGDATYRPEDADRMVAPLLAGEAEHVIGNRFADMQPGAMSRFNKVGNGVINRAFRWIHGEDFRDILSGYRAFTRRSVEGFLLTAEGFGIETELAVECVKHGVETTVVPVTYEPRPDDSETNLSPVRDGATIILTLYQMAKTNNPLFYFGSVGVASTLVGLVLAAYVGVEWVTRGISHEVIAVVAGVAVLFGVQVALFGVLADLIVDVNREQTRQFERVARQVTRERGGGEGDPVADGSVADPPAGDEEE from the coding sequence ATGGACGAGTACGACGATGTCTGCGTGCTGGTGCCGACCTACGAGGAGGCGAGCACCATCGGCGACGTCGTCAGGCGGTTCCGCGAGCAGGGGTTCGAGCGAGTGCTGGTGGTCGACGGCGGGTCGACCGACGGGACGCGGGAGCTCGCCCGGGAGGCCGGCGCCCGGGTCATCGAACAGTCGGGAAGCGGCAAGGGCCAGGCGGTCCGGGAGGCGCTGGGCTACGTCGAGGCGCCCTACGTCCTGATGGTCGACGGCGACGCCACCTACCGCCCCGAGGACGCCGACCGGATGGTCGCGCCGCTGCTCGCCGGCGAGGCCGAGCACGTCATCGGGAACCGCTTTGCGGACATGCAGCCCGGGGCGATGAGCCGGTTCAACAAGGTCGGCAACGGGGTCATCAACCGCGCGTTCCGGTGGATCCACGGCGAGGACTTCCGGGACATCCTCAGCGGCTACCGTGCCTTTACCCGCCGCTCCGTGGAGGGCTTCCTGCTGACTGCCGAGGGGTTCGGTATCGAGACCGAACTCGCCGTCGAGTGTGTCAAACACGGCGTCGAGACGACAGTCGTCCCGGTCACCTACGAACCCCGGCCGGACGACTCGGAAACCAACCTCAGCCCCGTCCGCGACGGGGCGACGATCATCCTCACACTGTACCAGATGGCAAAGACGAACAACCCCCTGTTCTACTTCGGGAGTGTCGGCGTGGCGAGTACCCTGGTCGGGCTCGTGCTCGCGGCCTACGTGGGCGTCGAGTGGGTCACCCGCGGTATCTCTCACGAGGTGATCGCGGTCGTGGCCGGCGTGGCCGTGCTCTTCGGGGTCCAGGTGGCCCTGTTCGGCGTGCTCGCGGACCTCATCGTGGACGTCAACCGCGAGCAGACCCGTCAGTTCGAGCGGGTCGCCAGACAGGTGACCCGCGAGCGGGGCGGTGGGGAAGGCGACCCGGTCGCCGACGGGAGTGTCGCGGACCCGCCAGCGGGCGACGAGGAGGAGTGA
- a CDS encoding METTL5 family protein has product MSTKSQLTQQLGVVAGFDDPRVDLEQYRTPPDLAAHLVHRADLEGDIEGKTVVDLGCGTGMLALAATLRGPRQVVGVDIDRDPLETARANARRVGSTSGVSWVHADATRVPLCPDGPTTVVMNPPFGAQDANRHADRDFLATAAGIADVSYSVHNADSADFVEAFAADNGGEVTHAFAAEFELPRTFDFHEDDRRELDVEVFRVDWGEDGD; this is encoded by the coding sequence GTGAGCACGAAGAGCCAGCTCACCCAGCAGCTGGGGGTGGTCGCGGGCTTCGACGACCCGCGTGTCGACCTCGAGCAGTACCGCACGCCGCCGGACCTGGCGGCCCACCTGGTCCACCGGGCGGACCTCGAGGGCGATATCGAGGGGAAGACGGTCGTCGACCTGGGCTGTGGGACGGGGATGCTCGCGCTCGCGGCCACCCTCCGTGGCCCCCGGCAAGTGGTCGGGGTCGACATCGACAGGGACCCGCTGGAGACCGCCCGCGCCAACGCCCGGCGGGTGGGGTCGACCAGCGGCGTCTCGTGGGTTCACGCCGACGCAACGCGGGTCCCGCTGTGCCCGGACGGGCCGACGACGGTCGTGATGAACCCGCCCTTCGGGGCCCAGGACGCCAACAGACACGCCGACCGGGACTTCCTGGCGACGGCCGCGGGCATTGCCGACGTCTCCTACTCGGTCCACAACGCCGACAGCGCCGACTTCGTGGAGGCCTTCGCCGCCGATAACGGGGGCGAGGTGACCCACGCCTTCGCCGCGGAGTTCGAACTCCCGCGGACCTTCGACTTTCACGAGGACGACCGCCGCGAGCTCGACGTCGAGGTGTTCCGGGTCGACTGGGGTGAGGACGGGGACTGA
- a CDS encoding DUF5805 domain-containing protein gives MSEADTERTVVKTYVPAYQRQEWDDHADELDMSRSEFVKTMVQAGRRGFGAEETATETETESDPDREDGSDSGTSENLEAEVLEMLSEGPRDWEELLAELTAEIEDDLDETLQSLQEAGEVRYSGRDGGYVLE, from the coding sequence ATGAGCGAGGCCGACACCGAGCGGACAGTGGTGAAGACCTACGTCCCGGCCTATCAGCGCCAGGAGTGGGACGACCACGCCGACGAACTCGACATGAGCCGCAGCGAGTTCGTCAAGACGATGGTCCAGGCCGGCCGGCGCGGCTTCGGGGCCGAAGAGACAGCGACCGAGACGGAGACGGAATCCGACCCGGACCGGGAGGACGGATCGGACTCGGGCACCAGTGAAAACCTCGAGGCGGAGGTGCTCGAGATGCTCTCGGAGGGGCCCCGGGACTGGGAGGAGTTGCTCGCAGAGCTGACTGCGGAGATAGAGGATGACCTGGACGAGACCCTTCAGAGCCTCCAGGAGGCTGGAGAGGTCCGCTACAGCGGCCGTGACGGGGGGTACGTGCTCGAATGA